In Drosophila miranda strain MSH22 chromosome Y unlocalized genomic scaffold, D.miranda_PacBio2.1 Contig_Y3_pilon, whole genome shotgun sequence, a single window of DNA contains:
- the LOC117194318 gene encoding multidrug resistance protein homolog 65-like has product MDEASGTTTTDGKSLDEAPVAAGLEPTQPIGFLQLFCFSTCGEIAWLFFGFLMCCVKALTLPAVVIIYSEFTAPSPLPRTSPRCRFPSRWPTAAAAGTPFPRGP; this is encoded by the exons ATGGACGAGGCTTCTGGCACGACGACAACCGATGGCAAGTCCCTGGATGAGGCGCCGGTGGCCGCAGGACTGGAGCCCACACAGCCGATCGGCTTCCTGCAGCTCTTCTGCTTCTCCACCTGCGGGGAGATCGCGTGGCTCTTCTTTGGGTTCCTCATGTGCTGCGTCAAGGCGTTGACCCTGCCCGCAGTGGTCATCATTTACAGCGAGTTCACAGCA CCCTCTCCGCTGCCACGAACATCACCACGCTGTCGTTTCCCTTCACGAtggccaacagcagcggcggcgggtaCACCATTCCCACGGGGACCCTGA